The Triticum aestivum cultivar Chinese Spring chromosome 3A, IWGSC CS RefSeq v2.1, whole genome shotgun sequence genome includes a region encoding these proteins:
- the LOC123057329 gene encoding uncharacterized protein — translation MHSSLPDLPPELVREISSRLHDVADFVRFHAVCKSWRDSHHPAMPLTTDQFLLWLLAPSMKDDDSLKLRCVFSNMSYRAPPLPPISRTNGQMNWVANANGTAIRYFTASLDGLTFHDPLAGELMTHMPPFPNEGVDGRLGENPSGIVYNDGTVLWYSKHDSSEQDTAEFKVALLCPGDNEWTFVKRTLKSPYYGEFCVAYHARKILVTVRGDLWHVVTTPSAAANCNQVRIPNLSQMPHEDDDYYYMYGYVLESRGELMWVSLHIKKDYPDMSRTSIRNLEQSFLMSVHTLGEAMKEPEKLRWVRKVGQSLADRVLFLGWPNSFAVDASRLGVTGGFTYFLFYDEHPLSRRSGVFRYNLIDNTAKFIEWLPQGWDNEMCTWVVPQPTIAPIHQGLATIPRSNNMIHIQRCYGPLFEVLVRNLSPTTKCSQLEQLFNKYGRVSSANVMYYYKKTKTSRGIGLVTIAMMHVCLEDALAALDGLVLDGCRLEVISVNGMQLQ, via the coding sequence ATGCACTCGTCATTGCCGGATCTGCCACCGGAACTGGTCCGCGAGATCTCCAGCCGCCTGCACGACGTCGCCGACTTCGTCCGCTTCCATGCCGTCTGCAAGTCATGGCGTGATTCACACCATCCAGCGATGCCACTGACGACCGATCAGTTCCTGCTGTGGCTCCTTGCGCCTAGTATGAAGGACGACGACTCCCTCAAACTCAGATGTGTCTTCTCCAACATGAGCTACCgcgccccgccgctgccgccaaTATCTCGCACCAACGGCCAGATGAACTGGGTCGCCAATGCTAACGGCACCGCCATCCGCTACTTCACCGCTTCCCTTGACGGGCTGACCTtccacgaccctctcgccggagaGCTCATGACCCACATGCCTCCGTTCCCAAATGAGGGCGTCGACGGACGGTTGGGGGAGAATCCCAGTGGCATCGTTTACAACGATGGTACCGTGCTTTGGTACAGCAAGCATGACAGCAGCGAACAAGACACCGCCGAGTTCAAGGTGGCGCTCCTATGTCCTGGGGACAATGAGTGGACATTCGTCAAAAGGACCCTCAAATCCCCCTACTATGGAGAGTTTTGTGTCGCGTATCACGCTAGGAAGATCCTTGTGACCGTGAGGGGTGACCTCTGGCACGTCGTGACAACACCATCCGCTGCCGCGAACTGTAACCAAGTGAGGATCCCCAATTTGTCGCAGATGCCACACGAGGACGATGATTACTACTATATGTACGGCTATGTGCTCGAGTCCCGCGGCGAGCTTATGTGGGTGTCGCTGCACATCAAGAAGGATTACCCAGACATGAGTAGGACGAGCATCCGCAACCTGGAACAGTCGTTTTTGATGTCCGTGCACACGCTTGGGGAGGCCATGAAGGAACCGGAAAAGTTGCGGTGGGTGAGGAAGGTTGGTCAGAGCCTGGCTGACCGTGTCCTATTTTTGGGGTGGCCTAACAGTTTTGCTGTGGACGCGTCGAGGCTAGGCGTGACCGGTGGATTCACCTACTTCTTGTTCTATGACGAACACCCGCTAAGTAGGCGAAGTGGTGTGTTCAGGTACAACCTCATCGACAACACGGCCAAGTTCATCGAGTGGCTACCCCAAGGATGGGACAACGAGATGTGCACATGGGTCGTCCCCCAGCCCACCATTGCTCCAATCCACCAGGGTCTAGCAACTATTCCAAGAAGCAATAACATGATTCACATCCAAAGATGCTACGGCCCTCTTTTTGAGGTGTTGGTGCGCAACCTATCTCCCACAACGAAGTGCTCTCAGCTGGAACAGTTGTTCAACAAGTACGGCAGGGTGTCGAGCGCCAATGTGATGTACTACTACAAGAAGACCAAGACCTCACGGGGCATCGGCCTCGTCACAATCGCGATGATGCACGTCTGTCTAGAAGATGCACTTGCCGCCCTGGATGGGTTGGTTTTAGATGGATGCAGGCTCGAGGTTATCTCGGTCAACGGCATGCAACTACAATGA